In a genomic window of Sandaracinaceae bacterium:
- the add gene encoding adenosine deaminase, protein MPSATPNLPLAFFEQLPKTDLHVHLDGSLRLGTILDLAEQGGVELPSRDPEALSRAMHLGENTGSLVEYLKAFDVTLRVMQTEASLVRIAYELAEDAAKENVRYMEVRYSPMLHTRDGLGRAAVVEAVLAGLWQARQDFGIQSQVILCGIRNISPHSSVEMAELAVAYKNRGVVGFDLAGAENDHPAKHHLEAFQLVRDNNISVTIHAGEAYGPASIHQALHDCGAHRIGHGCRLREDGDLLHYVNDHRIALECCPSSNVQTGAVRDLASHPLKLYYDLGLRVTVNTDNRLITDTTVSRELHLCHTRMGLDLQGIKHVVLNGFKASFLPFHEKQDLMRRVSRELERFHADGSIDAPRPVTETEGKAAHIGA, encoded by the coding sequence ATGCCGTCCGCAACGCCCAATCTCCCGCTCGCGTTCTTCGAGCAGCTCCCCAAGACCGACCTGCACGTCCACCTCGATGGGTCGCTGCGCCTCGGCACCATCCTCGACCTGGCCGAGCAGGGCGGCGTGGAGCTCCCTTCGCGGGATCCAGAGGCGCTGTCGCGTGCCATGCACCTGGGCGAGAACACGGGCTCGCTGGTGGAATACCTGAAGGCGTTCGACGTCACGCTGCGGGTCATGCAGACCGAGGCGTCGCTCGTGCGCATCGCCTACGAGCTGGCCGAGGACGCCGCGAAGGAGAACGTGCGCTACATGGAGGTGCGCTACTCGCCCATGCTGCACACGCGCGACGGGCTGGGGCGCGCGGCGGTGGTGGAGGCCGTGCTGGCCGGGCTGTGGCAGGCGCGTCAGGATTTCGGCATCCAGAGCCAGGTCATCCTGTGCGGCATCCGCAACATCTCGCCGCACTCCTCGGTGGAGATGGCCGAGCTGGCGGTGGCCTACAAGAACCGCGGCGTGGTGGGCTTCGACCTCGCGGGCGCCGAGAACGACCACCCCGCCAAGCACCACCTCGAGGCGTTCCAGCTGGTGCGCGACAACAACATCAGCGTCACCATCCACGCTGGCGAGGCCTATGGTCCGGCCAGCATCCACCAGGCGCTGCACGACTGCGGGGCGCACCGTATCGGGCACGGCTGCCGGCTGCGCGAGGACGGCGACCTGCTGCACTACGTCAACGACCACCGCATCGCCCTCGAGTGCTGTCCGTCCAGCAACGTGCAGACGGGCGCCGTGCGCGACCTGGCCAGCCACCCCCTCAAGCTCTACTACGACCTCGGCCTGCGCGTGACCGTCAACACGGACAACCGCCTGATCACGGACACCACCGTCTCGCGCGAGCTGCACCTGTGCCACACGCGCATGGGGCTCGACCTGCAGGGCATCAAGCACGTGGTCCTGAACGGCTTCAAGGCGTCGTTCCTGCCCTTCCACGAGAAGCAAGACCTCATGCGCCGCGTCTCGCGCGAGCTCGAGCGCTTCCACGCCGATGGCAGCATCGATGCGCCGCGCCCGGTGACGGAGACCGAGGGCAAGGCCGCCCACATCGGCGCGTGA
- a CDS encoding family 1 glycosylhydrolase encodes MKTLLRAGQVLALLGCSVACLSCGSDDSIVIRFADPGAAGGRPGRGSFTLGVATAAAQIEEGNENADWWVYTQPIADGGLGVGQFVGEAVQGYARALDDVALVDEMNLDAYRLSVNWARMEPTRDNYDEAAFAHYDAVIDALVARGIKPMITVHHFSNPIWVDDPRVPECPPGGPTDENLCGFGHPTGGPAIVAEMAEFAGELARRYGDRVDEWVTVNEPINYLVASYMLTVFPPGRNLLFNGFERFIDVVRTFMEAHVAMYDAIHANDTVDADADEQTALVGFTLNVIEWAPAVRNVVSDFESAVRARNTIHYVYNHQFPQSIREGTFDTDFDGVGNETHDDWAGKLDFMGVQYYSRQGVTGSPGLIPEINATPCFADFDFGACVDPIFDATHCVPAMGYEYYEPGIYNLLTEYGETYPDLPLTVTESGLATNVGRRRAEHIVRSLEQIERARREGVDVRGYYHWSLMDNFEWAEGYEPRFGLYRVDTTTFERTATDGAILLGQIAAARRITAEQRAEYGGTGPMTSEGDPRELRVGCRPVE; translated from the coding sequence ATGAAGACGCTGCTGCGTGCGGGCCAGGTGCTGGCCTTGTTGGGTTGTTCGGTTGCTTGCCTGTCCTGCGGCAGCGACGACTCCATCGTCATCCGCTTCGCCGACCCGGGCGCGGCCGGCGGCCGGCCGGGTCGAGGCTCGTTCACCCTGGGCGTGGCCACGGCCGCGGCGCAGATCGAAGAGGGTAACGAGAACGCGGACTGGTGGGTCTACACGCAGCCCATCGCGGACGGGGGCCTGGGCGTGGGCCAGTTCGTGGGCGAGGCCGTGCAGGGCTACGCGCGCGCGCTCGACGACGTGGCGCTGGTGGACGAGATGAACCTCGACGCCTACCGCCTGAGCGTGAACTGGGCGCGCATGGAGCCCACGCGCGACAACTACGACGAGGCTGCCTTCGCGCACTACGACGCGGTCATCGACGCGCTGGTGGCGCGCGGCATCAAGCCGATGATCACGGTGCACCACTTCTCGAACCCCATCTGGGTGGACGACCCGCGTGTGCCCGAGTGCCCGCCCGGCGGCCCCACCGACGAGAACCTCTGCGGCTTCGGTCACCCCACCGGCGGCCCCGCCATCGTGGCCGAGATGGCGGAGTTCGCGGGCGAGCTGGCGCGCCGCTACGGCGACCGGGTAGATGAGTGGGTGACCGTCAACGAGCCCATCAATTACCTGGTGGCCAGCTACATGCTCACGGTTTTTCCGCCCGGTCGGAACCTGCTCTTCAACGGCTTCGAGCGCTTCATCGACGTCGTGCGCACCTTCATGGAGGCGCACGTGGCCATGTACGACGCCATCCACGCGAACGATACGGTGGACGCCGACGCCGACGAGCAGACTGCCCTGGTGGGTTTCACCCTCAACGTCATCGAGTGGGCGCCCGCGGTGCGCAACGTGGTGTCGGACTTCGAGAGCGCCGTGCGCGCCCGCAACACGATCCACTACGTCTACAACCACCAGTTCCCTCAGTCGATCCGTGAGGGCACGTTCGACACCGACTTCGACGGTGTGGGCAACGAGACCCACGACGACTGGGCCGGCAAGCTCGACTTCATGGGCGTGCAGTACTACTCGCGTCAGGGCGTGACGGGCTCGCCGGGCCTCATCCCCGAGATCAATGCCACGCCATGCTTCGCGGACTTCGACTTCGGTGCGTGCGTGGACCCCATCTTCGACGCCACGCACTGCGTGCCGGCCATGGGCTATGAGTACTACGAGCCTGGCATCTACAACCTGCTCACGGAGTATGGTGAGACCTACCCGGACCTGCCGCTGACCGTGACCGAGAGCGGGCTCGCCACCAACGTGGGCCGCCGCCGCGCCGAGCACATCGTGCGCTCGCTCGAGCAGATCGAGCGGGCGCGCCGCGAGGGCGTGGACGTGCGCGGCTACTACCACTGGAGCCTGATGGACAACTTCGAGTGGGCGGAGGGCTACGAGCCCCGCTTCGGTCTGTACCGCGTGGACACCACCACCTTCGAGCGCACCGCCACTGACGGTGCGATCCTGCTGGGGCAGATCGCGGCGGCTCGCCGCATCACCGCCGAGCAGCGCGCCGAGTACGGCGGCACCGGGCCCATGACGTCCGAAGGCGACCCGCGCGAGCTGCGAGTGGGCTGCCGTCCGGTGGAGTGA
- a CDS encoding amidase: MTERAPLRDHASPLELLRSASAMEVATRIRRRAVSSREMVDACIAEVERVNPTLNAVVATRFDEARAEAELADRRLASEDVASLPPLHGVPCTIKECFALVGMPQTSGLPARVGFRPSADAPAVTRLRDAGAIPVGVTNVSELCMWMESFNRVYGRTNNPYDPSRIVGGSSGGEGAIVGSGASLFGLGSDVGGSIRMPAFFNGVFGHKCSAGLIPNSGQYPEGDGAAGNFLSTGPIARRAEDLSMLVRILAGPHESDANTKPIPLLDPTQVDLSRVRVLNVPDDGRTYVSPALRASQKRVAEHLRSLGCQVEERRFVRLKKAFDIWSSMLHDSQGTPFATLLANGEKWKSVPELAKLLTRRSAHTLPAVILAVGERITDLAPGHTRAMVEQGRLLRAELDEALAGDTVMLYPPYGMVAPKHDVPLLWPFLWVYTAILNVMQLPVTQVPLGLDPRGLPLGVQVAAGHGHDHLTLAVAHELERAFGGWVRPSI; this comes from the coding sequence ATGACCGAACGCGCCCCCCTGCGAGACCATGCCAGCCCCCTCGAGTTGCTGCGCAGCGCCAGCGCCATGGAGGTGGCCACCCGCATCCGCCGACGCGCGGTCAGCTCGCGCGAGATGGTGGACGCCTGCATCGCCGAGGTGGAGCGCGTGAACCCCACACTCAACGCCGTGGTGGCCACGCGCTTCGACGAGGCGCGCGCCGAGGCCGAGCTGGCCGACCGCCGCCTGGCCAGTGAAGACGTGGCGTCGCTGCCGCCGCTGCACGGCGTGCCCTGCACCATCAAGGAGTGTTTCGCGCTGGTGGGCATGCCGCAGACGTCCGGCCTCCCCGCGCGGGTGGGCTTCCGCCCGAGCGCAGACGCCCCGGCCGTCACGCGCCTGCGCGACGCGGGCGCCATCCCGGTGGGCGTCACCAACGTGTCCGAGCTGTGCATGTGGATGGAGAGCTTCAACCGGGTCTACGGGCGCACCAACAACCCCTACGACCCGAGCCGCATCGTGGGCGGCAGCTCCGGTGGCGAGGGCGCCATCGTGGGCTCGGGCGCCAGCCTCTTCGGGCTGGGCTCCGACGTGGGCGGGTCCATCCGCATGCCTGCGTTCTTCAACGGCGTGTTCGGCCACAAGTGCAGCGCGGGCCTCATCCCCAACAGCGGCCAGTACCCCGAGGGCGACGGCGCGGCGGGCAATTTCCTCAGCACCGGGCCCATCGCGCGGCGCGCCGAAGACTTGAGCATGCTCGTGCGCATCCTCGCGGGCCCGCACGAGAGCGACGCGAACACCAAGCCCATCCCCCTGCTGGACCCCACCCAGGTGGACCTGTCGCGGGTGCGCGTCCTCAACGTGCCGGATGACGGGCGCACGTACGTGAGCCCCGCGCTGCGGGCCAGTCAGAAGCGCGTCGCCGAGCACCTACGGTCGCTGGGTTGCCAGGTCGAAGAGCGCCGCTTCGTGCGGCTCAAGAAGGCCTTCGACATCTGGTCCAGCATGCTGCACGACTCGCAGGGCACACCGTTCGCCACGCTGCTCGCCAACGGCGAGAAGTGGAAGAGCGTGCCGGAGCTGGCCAAGCTGCTGACGCGGCGCTCGGCGCACACGCTGCCGGCGGTCATCCTGGCCGTGGGGGAGCGCATCACGGACCTCGCGCCGGGCCACACGCGCGCCATGGTGGAGCAGGGGCGCCTGCTGCGCGCCGAGCTCGACGAGGCGCTGGCGGGCGACACCGTCATGCTCTACCCGCCGTACGGCATGGTGGCCCCCAAGCACGACGTGCCGCTGCTGTGGCCCTTCCTGTGGGTCTACACGGCCATCCTCAACGTCATGCAGCTGCCGGTCACGCAGGTGCCCCTGGGGCTCGACCCGCGCGGGCTGCCACTCGGCGTGCAGGTCGCGGCGGGGCATGGCCACGACCACCTCACCCTGGCTGTCGCGCACGAGCTCGAGCGCGCCTTCGGGGGCTGGGTGCGGCCCTCCATCTGA
- a CDS encoding ferredoxin--NADP reductase, giving the protein MAADFHELLVSGILQETHDTRSFVFEIPAPLREAFRYKAGQFLTFEVPFQGMQLRRCYSLASSPDTDAWHKVTVKRVDGGRISNWFNDQLVVGSKILVQPPEGRFVLKPEGNDRPLTLFGGGSGITPVISLMKSALITTGRNVLLVYANRDARSVIFKEELDLLERRYPGRAKVVHHLDAEGGFMTAAKVSALIAGRQSSDFYVCGPGPFMDTVEAGFEAAGIPREHTHFERFVSPTDPDRREATPEAAPVAAGDTPASFTMKLDGTRIDVPYVAGLTLLKAAEAAGHRPPSSCEDGYCGCCMARMVSGKVAMKSHEALTDDDLKRGWVLACQARPTSAEPLELDFDAQY; this is encoded by the coding sequence ATGGCCGCCGACTTCCACGAGCTCCTCGTCTCGGGCATTTTGCAGGAGACGCACGACACGCGCTCCTTCGTGTTCGAGATCCCCGCGCCTCTTCGCGAGGCGTTTCGCTACAAGGCAGGCCAGTTCCTGACCTTCGAGGTGCCGTTCCAAGGCATGCAGCTGCGCCGCTGCTACTCGCTGGCCAGCTCGCCGGACACGGACGCGTGGCACAAGGTCACCGTCAAGCGCGTGGACGGCGGCCGCATCTCCAATTGGTTCAACGACCAGCTGGTGGTGGGCAGCAAGATCCTGGTGCAGCCCCCCGAGGGCCGCTTCGTGCTCAAGCCCGAGGGCAACGACCGCCCGCTCACGCTCTTCGGCGGCGGCAGCGGTATCACCCCGGTCATCTCGCTCATGAAGTCGGCGCTGATCACCACGGGGCGCAACGTGCTCTTGGTGTACGCCAACCGCGACGCGCGCTCGGTCATCTTCAAGGAAGAGCTGGACCTGCTGGAGCGCCGCTACCCGGGGCGGGCCAAGGTGGTGCACCACCTGGACGCCGAAGGCGGCTTCATGACGGCCGCCAAGGTCAGCGCGCTCATCGCCGGCCGTCAGAGCTCGGACTTCTACGTGTGCGGCCCCGGCCCGTTCATGGACACGGTCGAGGCTGGCTTCGAGGCTGCCGGCATCCCGCGCGAGCACACCCACTTCGAGCGCTTCGTCTCGCCCACGGACCCGGACCGCCGCGAGGCCACCCCCGAGGCAGCGCCCGTGGCGGCCGGTGACACCCCGGCCAGCTTCACCATGAAGCTCGACGGCACCCGCATCGACGTCCCCTATGTGGCCGGGCTCACGCTGCTGAAGGCCGCCGAGGCCGCCGGCCACCGTCCGCCGTCATCGTGCGAAGATGGCTACTGCGGCTGCTGCATGGCGCGCATGGTCAGCGGCAAGGTGGCCATGAAGAGCCACGAGGCGCTCACCGACGACGACCTCAAGCGTGGCTGGGTGCTCGCGTGTCAGGCGCGTCCCACCAGCGCCGAGCCGCTCGAGCTCGACTTCGACGCGCAGTACTGA
- a CDS encoding outer membrane beta-barrel protein yields the protein MKNFSTRLSLIMLAMALPSAALAQEDTAEPVAAEPTTYAEPAAEETPLEEVVEEEVEEELAEEESIMDNVTWQAFASGYYQFDTQRVPNGSFTDPVTGDVVSTEPSHREYARNHGFGIPFVGGDFAYAGEHGGVTVNLRFGEAAPLLIAGFNNYALISNVKQGFASWYATESLSIDLGFFDTVYGAEVADEWLNVNYTRGTEPSTPTATTTGVTSSTWSPPSASPTA from the coding sequence GTGAAGAACTTCTCAACCCGTCTGAGCTTGATCATGTTGGCGATGGCCCTGCCGAGCGCAGCCCTCGCCCAGGAAGACACCGCCGAGCCCGTAGCGGCAGAGCCCACCACCTACGCCGAGCCGGCCGCAGAAGAAACGCCGCTCGAGGAAGTGGTCGAGGAGGAGGTCGAAGAAGAGCTCGCAGAAGAAGAGTCCATCATGGACAACGTCACGTGGCAGGCCTTCGCCTCGGGCTACTACCAGTTCGACACGCAGCGCGTGCCGAATGGCTCGTTTACCGACCCCGTCACCGGCGACGTTGTCTCGACAGAGCCCTCCCACCGCGAGTACGCACGCAACCACGGCTTCGGCATTCCCTTCGTCGGCGGTGACTTCGCGTACGCCGGCGAGCACGGTGGCGTGACCGTCAACCTGCGCTTCGGTGAAGCGGCCCCCCTCCTCATCGCCGGCTTCAACAACTACGCGCTCATCAGCAACGTCAAGCAGGGCTTCGCCTCCTGGTACGCCACGGAGTCCCTCAGCATCGACCTCGGCTTCTTCGACACCGTCTACGGTGCCGAGGTCGCGGACGAGTGGCTGAACGTCAACTACACGCGCGGCACGGAGCCCTCGACACCAACAGCAACGACGACTGGGGTCACTTCATCGACGTGGTCGCCACCATCGGCCTCACCGACAGCATGA
- a CDS encoding outer membrane beta-barrel protein, with translation MVATIGLTDSMKLVLNADLRFNPMLPGDTTDSLYFGASAALGIDVTDDIAIGARVEYLYGGSGNGAYSTMGAESLITVTPTFRYTPGDNVILTLEPRLDWANEDIFATRDGVADTNMSINILAGLTARIGN, from the coding sequence GTGGTCGCCACCATCGGCCTCACCGACAGCATGAAGCTCGTCCTCAACGCCGACCTGCGCTTCAACCCCATGCTCCCCGGTGACACCACCGACTCCCTCTACTTCGGCGCCAGCGCCGCCCTCGGCATCGACGTGACCGACGACATCGCCATCGGTGCTCGCGTCGAGTACCTCTACGGCGGCAGCGGCAACGGTGCCTACTCGACGATGGGCGCCGAGAGCCTCATCACCGTCACCCCCACCTTCCGCTACACCCCCGGCGACAACGTCATCCTGACCCTCGAGCCGCGCCTCGACTGGGCCAACGAGGACATCTTCGCGACCCGCGATGGCGTGGCGGACACCAACATGTCCATCAACATCCTCGCCGGTCTCACCGCCCGCATCGGCAACTGA
- a CDS encoding TIGR02147 family protein codes for MPRSNVDIFQFLDYRTYLRAFYDAEKASSSTFSYRAFSMRAGLASPNHLKRIMDGERSLQGELVERYVKVLGLGPSQRRYFEALVAFTDATDSQKREDAYRVLRSFRQYQDAHQLDERHAAYHESWYIPAVRELASRPGFRADPKWLARQLRPRITVREARQALDTLLTLGLLHEVDGKLQKADAVITTGAQTRGAHITRYHRVMLERASQAIDEFPASERDLSALTCCVDAGSLPVFRAMIADFRRQCVALAEQSRRPARVIQLNIQLFPLSDEGDAEDAR; via the coding sequence GTGCCGCGCTCGAACGTCGACATCTTCCAGTTCCTCGACTACCGCACGTATCTCCGCGCCTTCTATGACGCGGAGAAGGCGTCCTCGTCGACGTTCTCGTATCGGGCGTTCTCCATGCGCGCGGGGCTCGCCTCCCCCAACCACCTCAAGCGCATCATGGACGGCGAGCGCAGCCTCCAGGGGGAGCTGGTGGAGCGCTACGTGAAGGTGCTGGGCCTCGGCCCCAGCCAGCGCCGCTACTTCGAGGCCCTGGTGGCGTTCACCGACGCGACCGACAGCCAGAAGCGCGAGGACGCCTACCGCGTGCTGCGCTCGTTCCGGCAGTATCAGGACGCGCACCAACTGGACGAGCGGCACGCCGCCTACCACGAGAGCTGGTACATCCCGGCCGTGCGCGAGCTGGCGTCGCGCCCCGGGTTCCGCGCAGACCCCAAGTGGCTGGCGCGGCAGCTGCGGCCGCGCATCACCGTGCGGGAGGCGCGTCAGGCGCTGGACACGCTGCTCACGCTCGGCCTGCTCCACGAGGTGGACGGCAAGCTGCAGAAGGCCGACGCGGTCATCACCACGGGCGCACAGACGCGCGGGGCGCACATCACGCGCTACCACCGCGTCATGCTCGAGCGCGCCTCGCAGGCCATCGACGAGTTCCCCGCCAGCGAGCGCGATCTGTCGGCGCTCACGTGCTGCGTGGACGCCGGCTCGCTGCCCGTGTTCCGTGCCATGATCGCCGACTTCCGGCGGCAGTGCGTGGCGCTGGCCGAGCAGTCGAGGAGACCCGCCCGCGTGATTCAGCTCAACATCCAGCTCTTCCCGCTCAGCGACGAGGGCGACGCGGAGGACGCACGATGA
- a CDS encoding outer membrane beta-barrel protein gives MKNLSTRLSLIMLAMALPSAALAQDDSPEESIMDNVTWQAFASGYYQFDTQRVPNGAIVDPVTGDSVSTEPNHREYARNHGFGIPFVGGDFAYAGEHGGVTVNLRFGEAAPLLIAGFNNYALISNVKQGFASWYATESLSIDLGFFDTVYGAEVADEWLNVNYTRGALYFLMQPFNHTGLRVNYAVSDTVGLKFLVVNGNFDFADVSDLNEVPAFGAQVTLAPSDNVFLAVGYATQAEAGNNDWGHFIDVVATIGLTDSMKLVLNADLRFNPMLPGDTTDALYFGASAALGIDVTDDIAIGARVEYLYGGSANGAYSTMGAESLITVTPTFRYTPGDNVILTLEPRLDWANEDIFATRDGVADTNMSINILAGLTARIGN, from the coding sequence GTGAAGAATCTCTCAACACGTCTGAGCTTGATCATGTTGGCGATGGCCCTGCCGAGCGCAGCGCTCGCCCAGGACGACAGCCCCGAAGAGTCCATCATGGACAACGTCACGTGGCAGGCCTTCGCCTCGGGCTACTACCAGTTCGATACGCAGCGCGTGCCGAATGGCGCGATCGTCGACCCCGTTACCGGCGACTCTGTCTCGACCGAGCCGAACCACCGTGAGTACGCACGCAACCACGGTTTCGGCATTCCCTTCGTGGGTGGTGACTTCGCGTACGCTGGTGAGCACGGTGGTGTGACCGTCAACCTGCGCTTCGGTGAAGCGGCCCCCCTCCTCATCGCCGGATTCAACAACTACGCGCTCATCAGCAACGTCAAGCAGGGCTTCGCCTCCTGGTACGCCACGGAGTCCCTCAGCATCGACCTCGGCTTCTTCGACACCGTCTATGGTGCCGAGGTCGCGGACGAGTGGCTGAACGTCAACTACACGCGCGGCGCGCTCTACTTCCTGATGCAGCCCTTCAACCACACCGGTCTCCGCGTGAACTACGCGGTCAGCGACACCGTCGGCCTCAAGTTCCTCGTGGTCAACGGCAACTTCGACTTCGCCGATGTCAGCGACCTCAACGAGGTTCCCGCCTTCGGCGCCCAGGTCACCCTCGCTCCGAGCGACAACGTCTTCCTCGCCGTCGGCTACGCGACGCAGGCCGAGGCCGGCAACAACGACTGGGGCCACTTCATCGACGTGGTCGCCACCATCGGCCTCACCGACAGCATGAAGCTCGTCCTCAACGCCGACCTCCGCTTCAACCCCATGCTCCCCGGTGACACCACCGACGCGCTCTACTTCGGCGCCAGCGCCGCCCTCGGCATCGACGTGACCGACGACATCGCCATCGGCGCCCGCGTCGAATACCTCTACGGCGGCAGCGCCAACGGTGCCTACTCGACGATGGGCGCCGAGAGCCTCATCACCGTCACCCCCACCTTCCGCTACACCCCCGGCGACAACGTCATCCTGACCCTCGAGCCGCGCCTCGACTGGGCCAACGAGGACATCTTCGCGACCCGCGATGGCGTGGCGGACACCAACATGTCCATCAACATCCTCGCCGGTCTCACCGCCCGCATCGGCAACTGA
- a CDS encoding VOC family protein, which produces MRLHHLALRTHDVDRLVAFYRDVLALGPWPVQAGSGVWLQLDDAVLMIERASADEPAPPPGTRELLALLATDGDLPRARAHLATHGVTIEAETAHTLYFRDPDGRRVALSDYTFPPPPSEKTR; this is translated from the coding sequence ATGCGCTTGCACCACCTCGCCCTGCGCACCCACGACGTCGACCGCCTGGTGGCGTTCTACCGTGACGTGCTCGCGCTCGGGCCGTGGCCCGTTCAGGCCGGCAGCGGGGTGTGGCTGCAGCTAGACGACGCGGTGCTCATGATCGAGCGCGCTTCAGCCGACGAGCCTGCACCGCCTCCGGGCACCCGCGAGCTCTTGGCGCTTTTAGCCACGGACGGCGACCTGCCCCGCGCCCGCGCGCACCTCGCCACGCACGGCGTGACGATCGAGGCCGAGACGGCGCACACTCTCTACTTCCGCGACCCGGACGGGCGGCGCGTGGCGCTCTCCGACTACACCTTCCCTCCCCCCCCGAGCGAAAAGACACGATGA
- a CDS encoding TatD family hydrolase yields MRLFDSHCHLDFPEFDADRGEVLQRARAAGVYELLVPGYEPEQWLRAGAIALAATERGLTVRTAVGIHPYALAGGASVWVGRAPGVLAATLAEAATMPGVVAIGECGLDASLADRLGEACSLAQQSAVLREHLHAATTCELPLVLHVVKAHGLALELLRGAPAVPCLTARGVIHAFSGSPELVREYVDLGLMLAFGGALTRPNHEKARAAARSTPDEWLLVETDAPSGRLASGPERNEPAALAQVVETLAQLRGQSVEHVAALTYANARRLFQLPP; encoded by the coding sequence GTGAGGTTGTTCGACTCGCACTGCCACCTGGACTTCCCCGAGTTCGACGCCGACCGCGGTGAGGTGCTGCAGCGGGCGCGCGCGGCGGGTGTCTATGAGCTGCTGGTGCCGGGCTACGAGCCCGAGCAGTGGCTGCGAGCGGGGGCCATCGCGCTCGCTGCGACGGAGCGCGGGCTCACCGTCCGGACGGCCGTGGGCATCCACCCCTACGCGCTGGCTGGCGGAGCGAGCGTGTGGGTCGGTCGCGCTCCCGGCGTGCTCGCTGCGACATTGGCGGAAGCCGCCACCATGCCGGGGGTCGTGGCAATAGGGGAGTGCGGCCTCGACGCGTCGCTGGCGGACCGTCTGGGAGAGGCTTGCAGCCTCGCGCAGCAGAGCGCCGTGCTGCGCGAGCACCTGCACGCGGCCACCACCTGTGAGCTGCCGTTGGTGCTGCACGTGGTGAAGGCGCACGGGCTCGCGCTCGAGCTGCTGCGCGGTGCTCCCGCGGTGCCGTGCCTGACCGCTCGGGGTGTCATCCACGCGTTCTCCGGCTCTCCCGAGCTGGTGCGCGAGTACGTGGACCTCGGCCTCATGCTGGCCTTCGGCGGCGCGCTCACCCGGCCGAACCACGAGAAGGCCCGCGCGGCGGCTCGCTCCACGCCAGATGAGTGGCTGCTGGTGGAGACCGACGCCCCGAGTGGCCGGCTCGCTTCCGGCCCGGAGCGCAACGAGCCCGCCGCGCTGGCGCAGGTGGTGGAGACGCTGGCCCAGCTGCGAGGTCAGTCGGTGGAGCACGTGGCGGCGCTCACGTATGCGAACGCGAGGAGGCTGTTCCAGCTCCCGCCCTGA
- a CDS encoding IS4 family transposase, whose translation MQTGRRKSQKKPSRHLRRRKRDTEMKHWSASVESVNQVLEKHAPGVRSWFVMDREADESKLLRQLGQAGTWFTIRAAQDRVVEWRGKSTRLFSAVSAAKPLGRRVLQVPRSHSCAARTAKVVIRARSLKLMLPTYERRDERVALEVGVVEVLEVRNTSTPIHWVLLTNRPVAKLADAERVIDSYRARWRIEEFHRTWKAGGCDAENIHLRSADGIRKWAILLASVAARTEHLKRLARTQPDEPATCELTEDEIQVLIFAKRRIKTSVELVPDGIPPIKTAVRWIADLGGWAGHYTKYEPGSTTIARGLVELARYMEFFSAIAEHPELAKKLMKKR comes from the coding sequence GTGCAAACTGGCAGGCGGAAGAGCCAGAAGAAGCCGAGCCGACACCTTCGTCGTCGTAAGCGAGACACCGAGATGAAGCACTGGAGTGCATCCGTCGAGAGCGTCAACCAGGTCCTCGAGAAGCACGCTCCTGGCGTCCGATCTTGGTTCGTGATGGACCGCGAGGCGGATGAGTCCAAGCTGCTCAGGCAACTCGGACAGGCTGGCACATGGTTCACGATCCGGGCTGCCCAGGACCGCGTGGTCGAGTGGCGAGGCAAGTCGACGAGACTGTTCTCGGCGGTGAGCGCGGCGAAGCCTCTGGGTCGACGCGTCTTGCAGGTCCCTCGATCGCACTCGTGTGCTGCCCGTACTGCGAAGGTCGTCATTCGCGCAAGGTCCCTGAAACTAATGCTCCCTACGTACGAGCGGCGAGACGAGCGGGTCGCGCTCGAAGTCGGCGTGGTCGAAGTCCTCGAAGTGCGGAACACCAGCACGCCCATTCACTGGGTCCTGCTCACGAACCGTCCCGTGGCGAAGCTCGCGGACGCCGAGCGCGTCATCGACAGCTATCGCGCGCGCTGGCGAATCGAAGAGTTTCATCGGACGTGGAAGGCCGGCGGCTGCGACGCCGAAAACATCCACCTCCGCAGCGCCGACGGAATCCGAAAATGGGCCATCCTTCTCGCCTCTGTGGCCGCACGAACCGAACACCTCAAGCGGCTGGCTCGCACCCAGCCTGATGAACCCGCCACCTGCGAGCTCACCGAAGACGAGATCCAAGTCCTCATCTTCGCCAAGCGCCGCATCAAGACCAGCGTGGAGCTGGTTCCCGACGGGATTCCCCCGATAAAAACAGCGGTCCGCTGGATCGCCGACCTCGGTGGGTGGGCCGGTCACTACACCAAGTACGAACCCGGCTCGACCACGATTGCTCGCGGCCTCGTCGAGTTGGCCCGCTACATGGAGTTCTTCTCAGCGATCGCTGAACACCCAGAACTCGCCAAAAAGCTGATGAAGAAGCGATGA